A DNA window from Porphyromonas gingivalis ATCC 33277 contains the following coding sequences:
- a CDS encoding MlaE family ABC transporter permease, protein MNNKTLQQIGEYTKLMQRTFSLPNRWRMSFRELIKEIDKLGVDSVWIVIIISFFIGAVITIQLSLNMTSPLIPRFTIGYSTREIILLEFSSTVMCLILAGKVGSSIASELGTMRVTEQIDAMEVIGVNSANYLILPKIIGFMLFVPVLSIISMSTGIVGGYLACSLVPNLPRSDFEYGLQLFFSPYNVFYSIIKSVAYAFIISSVAGYYGYTETFEK, encoded by the coding sequence ATGAACAATAAAACTCTGCAACAGATAGGAGAGTACACAAAATTGATGCAGCGGACATTCTCTCTGCCTAACAGGTGGAGGATGTCATTCAGGGAATTGATTAAGGAGATAGACAAGCTCGGAGTGGATTCGGTTTGGATCGTAATTATCATTTCGTTCTTCATCGGAGCCGTTATCACTATCCAGCTATCTCTGAATATGACCTCTCCGCTCATTCCGCGCTTTACGATAGGTTATTCTACACGTGAGATCATTCTGTTGGAGTTTTCTTCCACGGTTATGTGTCTCATTTTGGCCGGTAAGGTGGGGTCGAGTATTGCCTCCGAATTGGGAACCATGCGTGTGACTGAGCAGATCGATGCTATGGAGGTGATAGGTGTGAACTCGGCCAATTATCTGATCCTGCCTAAAATCATCGGATTCATGCTGTTCGTTCCGGTTCTGAGTATAATCAGCATGTCCACGGGTATTGTCGGTGGTTATCTGGCCTGTTCGTTGGTGCCGAATTTGCCTCGGAGCGACTTTGAGTACGGTTTGCAGCTTTTCTTTTCCCCTTATAATGTGTTTTACTCCATTATCAAGTCGGTGGCCTATGCTTTCATCATATCGAGCGTGGCCGGTTACTACGGCTATACGGAGACCTTTGAAAAATAA